The Catenulispora sp. EB89 sequence TGGCTTACGGGATCGGCTGGCAGCACTAGCGCGCGGCTGGCGCACGGCGGACCTACGGTCGAACCACAGGTCACGGCACGTGAAGGTGCTTCGCGTCCGCGCAGCTCATGACCTGAGTAAAGGAATAGTCGCTATAATTGTGATAGTCAGTTCTCGTAGATCGGATCGCGGGTCGCGGATACACCGACGAGCCGTGAGTACGGCGATAAGGGTGTTCGCCACTTGGCGCTACCGTAGCGGGCACCATCGACGATCACGGAGCGGAACATGCCAGGGCACCACGTCGCCGCGGACTCGCAGGACGCGCGTCTGGCGGCGGTAGCCGCCGCGGCGGCTGCGGCGTTCTCCGAGGCGGAGTACCACCAGGTCCGCACCGCCGACGTGGCGGCGTTGATCGACCTGGAGGGTGGCGACGGCCGCTCGGCGAAGGGCCGGCGCAGCGCGGTGTGGCTGTACGGCACGGTGCGCAGCCGCCGCGCTCTCGTGGCCTTGGCGGCGCTGCACGCGTGGGAGGAGTTCCGCGCCGGACAGTCCGACGCCGCGGTGCCGCCGGACCCTTCGACCCTTGAGGAAGCCCACGCCACTGTCGCCGACGCGCTGCTGACCGTGGCCCGGTTCCACCGCGCCGCGCGGTTCCTGCTGCGGCAGGTGGAGCTCGGCCTCGGCGACATAGCGACCTCGGAGAAGCGCGCCGAATCCGCGGACCAGGCGCCGGCGAGCTGGCCCGCCTCGGCCTGGGGCCGGGTCGCGGCCGAGGGGTACGCGGGGCGTTTCGGCGCCTACGCCGACCACCTCGCGCCACGCCTGCTCGCGGCGGCGCGCGCGGTGTGCCCGATGCCCGCGGCGCAGGCCGCCGAGCAGGCCGCGACGCTGTCCGACCTGGCGTTCCGGGCACTGTGCGGCGACCCGGACGGCCCCATCGACCTGATCGCCGAGGGCCTGGCGGCCTACTGGACCGAGCGCGACCTCGTCCGCGTCGCCGGCCGCTGGACCCGGGAGCTGGCCGCGGCCGAGAAGGCCGTGGACGGCGCGCTGCGGTGGTCGGGCGACGTGCGGGCGGAGGTGGCGGCGCAGGGCTTCCTCACCAGGGTGCTGCTGGACTCCGGGGCGCTGTATGAGAGGTGCGCTCGCGAGGAGGCGCGCCGGATCAGGATGCTGACGGCGGGCGGCGCGCCGGTGCCGGTGCCGGAGCCGGTGTCGGAGCCGGTGTCGGCGGCTGCGGGGTCGCCGGGCGAGACGGTGGGGTCGGGCTTGGACCAGGCGCGCCATGCTGCCGGTGCCGGACCCGGAGATGCCACCGGTAGCGGCAGCGACAGCGACAGTGGCACCGGCAGCGACAGCGACAGTGGCAGCGGCACCAGCAGCGGCACCGGCAGTGGCAGCGAGATCGCCGATCTCCAGACTCTCTGCGACGCCGCGAGCCGCCGAGGCCTCGCCCTCCAACGTTTCGGCGATCTCGCCGGCGCCGAGGCCGCGCACCGGCAGGCGCGCTCGGTGGCGGAGATCGGCTTGGTGCCGCTCGGCGCGGACGAGGTCGCCTCCTATGCCGCGCGCAGTGATCACAACCTTGCCGAGGTGGCACTGGAGCGTCGCTCGCCGGTCGCCGAGAGCCTTGCCGAGCGTGCGTTGGCGGTGCGGCAGAACTTGGCACGCGGGGGGTCCTCCGCATCGTGGCGTCGCCTGTCGCTGACCATGGAGTTGCAGGTCCGCGTCGTGGGCCTCGGCGGGGGCGCGGTGGCCGCCGTGCAGCGGGCCGGTGCGCTGCTGGCCGACCGGATCGCGTCCGCCGGCGGGCCCGACAACGCCGGTGTCGCGGCTGCGCGGGTCGTGCTGGGCGAGGCGTTGACCCGCTGCGGTCATCCGCTGGAAGCCAGGCACCACCTGGAGATCGCGCGCCTGCTCCACATGGAGCGCCTGGCTCCGTTCAGCTACGCGGTCTACCGGGGTGCGCTACACCTCGCGCGAGCGTGCCTGGCTCTCGATGATCCTGCCAGTGCGCTGCGCATCCTGCCCGACGGCGACGCGCTGGCGTGGTTCGCCCTGCGCGGCTCGGCACGGTTGGCGGCGCGGCTCGGGGTGGCGCGTGCCGTCGCGCTGGGCCGGTCGGGGCACCGGGACGAAGCCGACGCAGAGCTCGACATCGTCTTCCGGCTGGACGCGGCCGCTGCCATCGCTGACGGCTGGGCGGCCGGAGATCCGCTGTTCCTAGCAGCCCAGCGATGCCGCGCCGAACTCCTCCGCCTCGACGGCCAGACCGCAGCCGCCTCCGTCCTGGCGACCCGAGTCCTGGCCGCCGAGCGGGACATCGACGCCGGGCGCTTCTCCGCCGCCACCGCCGCGACCCTGCGGGACCTGGCCCGCTGCGCGGACGCCGACCGAGCCGTCGATCTCGCACGGAGCCACTACGAGTCGCTGCACAGCGAGGTCGGGACCGCCCTGGATCCCGCGCACGCCACCGTGTCGAGCGCTCAGCTGGATCAGGCCCGGCGCCTGTACGCCGTCGGCGACCTCACCGGCGCGGGCCAGCTGGTCTCAGCCCTCGTGGATCGCAGCCCGCTCGGCCACGGCCGACCCGTTCTGCAAGAAGGACACCCTGTCCTCAGCGCGGCCCGCGATCTCGCCGCGCAGATGGGGCTCGCCGCCCGGACCGCCGACGACGACTGGGACGAGGGCTAGCCTCCGCGAAGAGCCCTGAAACCGACCGGATTTCCACCGGCCGGCGCCCGGGAAACCCTCCACCACGGCCTGTTGCCTGGGAGAAACCGGCGGGAACCACTCGCCGGACTCTTCTGGGGAGTGAGTCCGATGGACCTGGTGACGGCTCGTAGAGAGCTGCGGGATCAAGGCTGGACCGTACTGCGAAGAAGCGGCGTCGGCAGTGCCGGCGGCGACATGGACAACGCCGCCGCCCTGGCGCTGGCACTGGCCGCCGAGTTCGGCCGACCGTCGCGGCGGGACGGCGGCGCAGCGGTCTGGCCCGTACGACCGGCCCCCGACGGCAACGGCAGCACCTTCTCCGTGACGGCCGGAGAAGCCGGTCTGCACACCGATTCGCAGTACCACGCCAACCCCGAACCGCTGGTCTGTATGGTCGCGGTGCGGCCCGCCGAGGACGGCGGTCACACGCGCTTGCTGACCGCGTCGGATGCCGTCGCGGCGCTCACCCGGGAACCCGGTAGCTCGAACCTCCTACATGCGTTGGCCACCCCGGTCTGGCAGTGGCGCGTCCCCCGCGAGTTCGCGGCCGGCGAGCGCACCGTCAGCCCGGCTGCGGCCGTCCTCCCCGGCGACGGAACCATCCGCTGGCGCGCGGACAACGTCGTCCGGCGGCACGGCGGACCGGCTCCGCAGCTCGTCGCCCGCGTCGCGCACGCGCTGGACACGGCCCCCGAGGTGCGGACGTTCCCGCTGGAAGCCGGGGACGCGCTCATCCTGGACAACCGCCGCGTGCTGCACGGCCGCACGTCGTTCGGCGACCCGCGCCGCCTGCTGCTGCGCGTCCGCTTGTGGGAGCGCTGACATGCCGCGCGTGTTCCCTCTGGACCTGCGGATCGACGACGACACCGCCTACCAGTGGGCCCGCCGTTCCGGGGAGGCCGCCGCGGCCGTTCCGGCGCTGGGCCGGGAGGCCCGGGACTGGACGCTGCGCGGGTGGGCCGAGGTCATGCTCGCCTGCC is a genomic window containing:
- a CDS encoding TauD/TfdA family dioxygenase, with amino-acid sequence MDLVTARRELRDQGWTVLRRSGVGSAGGDMDNAAALALALAAEFGRPSRRDGGAAVWPVRPAPDGNGSTFSVTAGEAGLHTDSQYHANPEPLVCMVAVRPAEDGGHTRLLTASDAVAALTREPGSSNLLHALATPVWQWRVPREFAAGERTVSPAAAVLPGDGTIRWRADNVVRRHGGPAPQLVARVAHALDTAPEVRTFPLEAGDALILDNRRVLHGRTSFGDPRRLLLRVRLWER